The following is a genomic window from Bombus fervidus isolate BK054 chromosome 15, iyBomFerv1, whole genome shotgun sequence.
ATAAATTTAACGATTAAATTTAGGAAATTTGAACGCGTACAGAGGAAAAAGAGCTGTGACAGTTTACCTTTTCCCGAAGCGAATCATATGTCGCAGATCCGGGGGTGGGTGAAGAGCAGTACGAAGATTGCTTCTTAGCCGCCACATAATAGCTATCGATTAGGTAACCGTATCAATTGTCGTAAAATAATGTCAATTGGTCAGTATGGAAGACAGGGATGAACCGTCACTTGCCCTCTTCTAGACGTCCTACCCCGTGCATAACAGCCATTTTCGAGCAGCCCCTCCCTTTAAATTTCACCCCTACAGTACACATACCATTCTCTCGCGCAAATACGTGTTATACCACACGTACTTATATATCTATCTCTCATGTGCGTCTCTCTGTGGACCATGAGACATCGAACATTAAGATTGGATTCTACTGTTTCAATTTCTCAACTTCCCtctaaaagatattaaaattgtgGTCTTGTTTTTTTATCACTAacgtaaataaaatagtcgctttttaaataaataatccccttttttattgtataaaaaattacaaaaaatggtatttaaaattatttggaatTTGTTAGATGTTTAAAAAGTCTTGGTTAAATAGACAGTGGATGGACGGTGGAATATGGAAGAGACTGTAGTCGGCCggaaaatatctttatatatttggAATCTTccttaatttacattttgccttatatacatatacacgttatgccgcagTTACGTCTAATACAGTTCCCCCATTTTTAAGTGATCTTACAAGGCTTTTTTCATATGACAAGAAGATGCATGTACATAGGTAGCCATTCAGATGCAgctttttcgaaaatttgcATTCGCTATAATCCCTTAattgcttcttcttttctcttcttccgcTACAGCTGAGATAACATTAGTCGGAATGTAACACGGAGAGTCATGTCTtaccaataataataatatagtcaatatcttacaattaataataattaataataattaataatattctcgGGTCTCTCTTTCTGCTAGGAACTACCTTAACTCGTGGACATAACAAGTACATAACAGTCAGATCGGAATAATTAACTAAATAAGTTTTGTTGCGACGCATCGTTCTCGAATGTACTCCATGCATTGTTCAGTTCCATGAAAATTAACTTTGCAATGTTCTCGTTAGCCGTTCCTGCTTGCTATAAAGAACAGTATGAAAAAGGATTAGAAACGATATCGTtgttcatatttatattaaaattttattcgatagtTTCAGATTTTGAATAATACCTTATCCGGATGCACAGCCAAACAAGCTTTCCTATAAGCTTTCTTCACATCCGCAGCAGAAACTAACTGATGCATCTCGCACCGTTGCCATCTGTCAGCTTCTGGCCAGAGAACCGTATGCATCGAACAAAGAAGGGCTCTTAAATTACCCTTCTTTCCTTCTGTCCATTCGGCAATCTTCAATCTATCTGGATCCATATTCTTAGCAGCTTCTACTTTTCTCATTTGATTTATTGTCTTTGGGCTGTCTTTCTCTGCTTTTCTCGAACTAAAGAAATTATAGCCTTGACTGCCCAATAGATCCTCGAAGGCATCACCACTCGATTTGCTTGTTTTATTGCCTGTTGCACCGCTatcagcagcagcagcagcagcagcggcGGTATTGGTCTCGTTAGTTGCATTCCTGTGCGTATTGGGGCTAGAGTGTATCGGTGTGCTAGCTGGAGCGGGGCTAGCGGATTGTGGAGTATTAGAGTTTCTCGGCGTGCCATTCCAACTAGACGTTAATCCAGCTCCTAGGGAGCTAGCAAGACTCGCGAAGGGATCCTTGTTTTGAGCTGCAAAGTTGGGGACGCTCGAATTTCTTGGAAAGTTTTCCTCGGATAGAGGCTTCGAGTTATTCGGTTTAGAACCTTGCATACTTCCTAAAAGATTCGCAGTGTTTCCACCGAGTGGATCAAATAAATCGTTCAGGTTTTGCTTAGTAGTAGGCTGTCTATGATTGAAGAACAAAttgttcaaattattattagcattGTCATTCCTAGTAGTAGGCTGATCGTGTCCAAAGAGTAGATCGTTTTGGACAGGATCGGTAATAGTGGGCACGGTGTTTTTAGTTTCTTGTTGAATAAAATCACCGAAGCCTCCTAAGAGATCACTTTCTTTTTGACTAGTTAAATTTGACGAGTTAGAAAAAATATCTAATCCCGGGTTTACTGTAGCTTGTACAGTATTATTCAAGGTACTGGTGTCTGGCATTCCTAGGTTCAATAAATCTGCTTCTTGTaactttatttcttcttttatttgctCTTCTATGTCCTCTACTGGTTGTTGAGGTATTTCTTGTTGTACATTAACGTTGCTTTGTGCTTCGACTGGTTGCGGAGTCGTTACTTCTCTCTGAACCTAACATTTTTACatcaaaatatcataaaatctctaaactttaattatttttaatagactTTCTATAACTTACCTCTTCTGGTTTAGAGATTCTAAAGCTCTCTAAAGTTTCTTCCATTTCCAAAGTAGATCCGAATAATGGATCTGGTTCCAATTTCGAGGATATTTCCGCTTCCCAAGGAGCTGGAACTCTTGCCATCTTTGGATTCTCCTCAGCCAtcataatattcaaaataacaCTGAAATTCCCGCCTATTTCAGGCGTATCATCGAGATCCTTCTTCTTAAACGTTAAAGCAGATTCACTAAGCGGTATGTAACCAGTATGAAAATGAACAGAGGCAATTTTAATTCCTATCATACGACCCAGCTGCTGCCTGGCATGGAATATAACTAAGGTAACATCTCCTCTAACGGTAGCATTGCCAAGTGCCAATTGAACCTTTCCCTTCATCATTCCAAACAGCTTTATATCCTCGTATTCTGGTCGCTTAGTGGAAAATACTAAAGCTCCGTTGCTATAAATATCGACATAAGGTCTACAACCATCTTTTGCCCTAGTAAATAGTGGAACAGGCTTAATTACTAAGGAACAAAGGGCTAGAGGTTTTGTATGAGGCTGTACACCGGTACTCAGCAAGCTCATATAGTTAATACAACGTAATTCCGAAGGTTGCAGCTGGGGAGGCTGTCGCCTTGTTATGAACATCGCTATGGCTTCTTCAGGTGTAGAGAATGCTCTAGCGTATATTAGTAAAGTACACGCGATCGTGGCGCTGGCTCTATATCCATCCTAAAAGAAGGAagcaacattaaaaaatattatggcTTCTAATTAGTCTAAGAGGCTCCAAAGTATACTCACACTGCAATACAACACTACGATGTGATTAAAATCGGCGTTCAGGTATCGATAAATATCCTGACATATCTGATAGAGAGCTGACAACAGCGGGGCATTAGAATCTGAGGAAGCATAGGCGAAAGAACAGTCGATATGTCTACCAGGAAGTCTAGACACGTTTGGTCGACCCCGagataaattatacaattgtATACGAGCTGGCGGAGGATGTCGAGCTTGTAAAAATGCTCTTACATCCTCCACATGGTTAGCTCTATAGGCAGACTCTATTCCATCTGCTGGATAGGGCATGATTAATATACGCGACGTTAAGTAACTGGCATCTAATTCAGTTCTGGCCATGCTCTGTTGCATAGAGTACATCACTTTGCTCGAAGTATCCTTCAAGTTTCGCAAAATGCTGCCAGCACCGCCTTTCAATGAGCTAAATAGGCCTGTCGGTTGAGCTACGGGGATCTTGGCGACTGCAGTTTGAGTCGCTGGAGTAGATTTTGGAGGTGGTACGTTTACTGGAGGAGATGGTCTCGGTGGCGGAGTGGGTGTGCTAGGTGGTTGAGTAGGTCTGGGAGGCGGTGGAGTCTTCACTGAAACTTCCACTTTCGGGGGTTCTCTAGGATCAAAGTTGTTTGACTCGGCTATCGCTGCTAACCGCTCCAAAATCATTGATGTAGTCAGCCTTCGTATCGGAGACACATCGAGACATCCTTTTACTATGTCGTGTAAACAGGCTAAACGAGGATTAGGCGGAAGTGAAGTGTACTTGCCATTAACTATTGCGAGCTTGTTACCtacgaatgaaatgaaattaaataaggaTTGACTCTGCTATTAACATGATATGAATTGAATACCTTCAGGAAATGGATGCCTTAGTGTTATTAGAGAGTATATTATACATCCAAGCGCCCAGCAATCAACTGGAGGACCAATGGGCTCATTGTTCCATGTATCCATCATCTCTGGAGCTCGATACATGGGTGTAGTATATTTCGCCATCTGATCCTCCAAGGTGGCGCGTTTTTGTGCATTCCAAGATGGATTTGGCAAGATTTGCTGATTGGAAGTGCTACCAAAATCGCAGAGCTTGATCAGACCATCGCTCCCGATTAGAAAATTCTCTAATTTTATGTCCCTGTGTACTAGTGGTTCAGGCTGTTGACTGTGCATATGGTGCACAGCCCTTGTAGCCTGGTAGGCTATTTTACAGATCTGAGCGAGAGTCAGAGAATTCGTCGATAAACTTCTGAGCGTATCTGCGACTGTACCTCCAGGACATAATTCCGTTACTAATAAATACTCGTATCCTTGACGATCCTCGCGTTCGAAACGTTGAGCATAGAGATACTGGATTATATTTGGGTGGCCAGATAGTCTTTTCAAAATCTCTATCTCCTGCATAATACTTCTGTTGGCATCTTCATCAACTGCTATAAGCCTCTGGAAGAATAAGTGCAGATCAATATAATCTTCTGTAGCTACTTTAGAATAATGTAAATGGATGAGTGATTTACCTTAAGTGCATACTCTTTTCCTGTATTTATGTCTTCAACTGCAAATACCAAGGCCCAACCACCTGTTGATagaagtattttaatattcaccagaataaataatttagaaagaaatatagtCTGAAGTATTAGAGAAGTGTGTGATAAAGTTTACACatcaaacttttatttcagtaataatgtttcttaaatatcgatatttctgAATGAATCAGCAATCCTTTACCATGGAAAAGCAATTGTATATAATTCCTTGTctcaattttaattcatttatgtTTTCATTACAAcaaactatattaaatttagataatgaattatatattcaAGTAAAGTATATAGCAACACCTGCTAATAATATATAGGTATTTGAATGCATATATATTAGTTAATTGGCTGTTTTTAAAAACATTCTAGATATAACAAACTGGTTCACTAGTATTGTATAGCTGAATGTCAAAACACATTTGACACATGTCAAGAGGAGAATAATATACATTGTTGGCACAGTGTCAGCTATTGttttatatagtttaaatTGCATCGAAAAAcaagtatttttattcgattattaaaaacggttataatatggaaatattttaattagaatgtGGAATTGTGTGACAGTGGAGTGCTAGAAGGGTTGACAGACTCACCCTCGGCGAGTAGTCTGGTCACACGTAATTTCACATTGTTGATTTCCAGTATTTGTCCGACGTATTCATTGGTATTCGTGGCTCCGTTCAAATATCCCAGAGCGGATCTTAAATAATCTGACATATTTCCTTTAAAATATCCCGTCGAACCCCCAGAAAGCGTTTCTGTACGTTACAATGCAGACAGCCGATGCTGTCCGGCCATACTGTCTTTCTGACGTCACCGACAGTGCCGTATCAGTGGTATTTTTGTATTCTAAAAATGATAACAATCTCTGTTTCTTTCacacaaattaattatttcgttaattaacaagTTAACGTAATTACTCTATGATAATATCAATTTAGAAAGTGTAGGGTAAATTGGagctatatttataattagtgACGATCCGACAGTACCGTATCAATGACATTTCTGTGTACTAGATGTATAGAGATATAAAGACAGAGTACGCAAGTCATATGTTACCGTGTAAGTGGATTCGATATGAAAGTAGAAAGAGAACGCTGCATGGAGGCGTCGCTCGTTGATTAGTGTTAtacttaattatttactatatgaatGTGCGTACGTTATTAGATGAGGACACAAGAGGTCTCTGTGCAGCGTTCTCTTTTCATTCTTATATCGCTTTCCTTTATCGCACGCTCACATCTTTATATCCTTATGATTAGAAAGCTGATAACAATTTATATGATAATCTATAATTAATTGACAATCTATATGTACAATTAGTAATCACAAATACGTATGATACGTACAAAtaggatataaaatattaaaaatttaaaaatattaaaatggtCCAagctaatttttattttacagttaaattttttacatttgtggatttcgtgaaaataaataatatcttctTCTACCAGTTGAATATTAGGAATTGGCAAGTCATAATAAGttattactataataataataattataagaaaaaatattattttgtattacagGTAATCTCCAGAGAGAaagttaaagaaaattttctactACTTGGTTTTTGAAAAGAGTGCAATTTATTAGTTTGCACGAAACACGCGCATGCGTGtagaaaattcgtaaaatCACGACCTGATACGATGATTAATTgctttttcttcgattctaTGAATTTTTTCGCTCTGTACTACTAGTTCAATTCATTATCGATAATAGAGTAAATAACAGCGTGCGAGTTTTTGAGATAAGCAGACCCAGTGGTCGTGCTTTGGAACTTGTAATACATACTTGTGAGTCTTGTTATTGTTATCGTCTTGATAacgtatttttattgaatgGTTCAATCATTTTCAGAAGTTTGAGAATGgcgaaatttgtaaaatttacaaaattaaggTCTTCTACGGATAGCACCTTTTGGGCAAAATTTGTGGAATTGAAGATTGACAAATTCAAACTTGATGAGAAAAGTGTCAATCTATGGGGAAATTACAGTCTCCAATCGTTAAACGAAGACAACACCAATCCATTGGTGTTGGATTTCACATCGTTCAATGAGTAAGTTCATGTCTGtgacataattttttatttcaaccattatatttcaaatatctgTCAGAGTTAATTCTATATAGGTAATTTTTAGAGACTTGGagacattaaataataattcatcggTTCTCTGCTTTGGACATATGATTAatacaaatacttttgaaGCATTTCGTCAAATTAATCCTGAACAATTCATCAATTCCATGGGAAaggatattataaataatattcaagaTGGAACAATATTGCAAAACCCATGGAAATTGTCATTGTTTTTAGTCTTGGCTTAttcagatttaaaaaaatataaattttattattgggTTGCACATCCAACTCCATTGAAATTGCCTGAAATGTATTATCAAGAATCTCCACAATCAATTAATGAAGAATTCACAGCGAGACAAGTAGAAGATTTGTGTCAACATTTCTTACAATTAGATAGCAGgacaaaaagttattttacaGTTTCAATATCAAAAGAAGGTAAACTGAATATTATTGACTTGGCAACAGGAGTagaaacaattaatgcaaGGGAAAAGCAATCACAAGtatattaaaagatttattttatataaaaatactatacaattctttttatatatgtatatttacctATTTTTCTAGGAATatagtgaaatatattttgcattttatgaCCCATGTACGACTTCCAATCCAGGTTGGCCTTTACGTAATCTTTTATGTCTTTTATGTTGGCATTGTCctacatattatttttcaaaaaacatTAAATTCATATCCATACGAGGGAGTAAAGCACAGAAAAGTATTGTTTTTAAACTTAAGACcaaagaatatgaaaattataaatacataagaGATGCTTTGTTTATGAGTCATCTGGTGGGTTGGGAAAGCAACTCAAACGATAAATTGGGTCCCACCATAGTTAATTTATCCGATACAATGGATCCAACcaagtaattatttaaaaaaaaaattaaatactaacGATAAGTAcgtatatcaaatatttcagtggcatttttatcttctatcAGATTGTCAGacagagctatcaatctgaaCTTGAAGCTAATGAAATGGCGTCTTGCTCCTGACCTAGATTTAGAAAAGATCTGTAATCTTAAGTGTCTTTTATTAGGCGCTGGAACCTTAGGTTGTTCCGTAGCAAGAGTTCTCCTAGGTTGGGGAGTTAATAACATAACTTTCGTCGATAGCTCCAACGTATCTCATAGCAACACAGTGCGACAAAGTTTGTACAGTCATCAGGATGCTGTGAAGCATAAGTATAAAGCATATGCAGCTAAGGACGCTCTATTGAACATCCGACCGAGCATAGTGAgtacataaaaatttttaatttcatcgatgctttgttaaattaattttactaataaCATAGAATGCAGAAGGTGTAGTTTTACACATTCCAATGCCCGGGCATGTTGTTGGTAAAAGTATGCTGGATTCTACGAAGCAGTCCCtggaaaaattggaagaaCTTGTCGAGAAGAGCGACGTTGTCTTTCTTCTATTGGATTCTCGAGAGGCCAGGTGGCTACCTACGGTTCTCTGCGCTGCTAAGAACAAGATTGCTATCAATGCAGCCTTGGGTTTTGATTCTTATACAGTACAGAGGCACGGTACTCGAAATTTCACTAGTCCGGTTTCACCAGACTTGGATGCTAGGAATCCCCGCGGTATGGACCTCGGTTGCTATTTTTGTAACGATGTAACACAGCCTGGAAATGTAAGTCTATCATAAAATTGTTACTATTCTTATTCCTTTTATAAAAGTTACTTTATTCTATAGTCACAAACTGACAGAACATTGGATCAGCAATGCACAGTTAGCAGGCCGGGTTTATCACAGATTGCTGCAGGATTAGCAGTCGAGTTATTGGTAGCTTTGTTGCAGCACTCTCAtgggtaaaaataaaaataatacaaactttaatacaaataaaagttCAATATATTACAATTGGCTATAATTAATGGTTTATTGTTTGTATCTAACAGAATTGAGGCAGAAGCGTTAGTGGGTAACAGCAGAGATAATATTAGCCCAAGCGATACAGAATTGGTAGGCTTGTTGGGATGTATACCACATACGATACGAGGTTCCCTGTGGAATTACGATACTCAGTTAACGATTACTCATAGATTTACATCCTGCACAGCTTGCTCTGTGCCTATTATCACGGAATATAAAAATCGGGGTTTATCTTTTGTTTTGGACGCATGTAATATACcgaattatttagaaaaattatcaGGACTGGAGCAAATACTTAAAAGGCCTGATTTAGACGAGGTACatatattctaaaaattttatgtCGAATCATTCaattttgtcaattttttattaaatttttaattacagctTTGTTACGCGTTGGATAGCATAAGCGATGACGATGAGGATGATGGAAATGATGTGATACCTTAAATATGCGAAGTTTTCTCTTTAACAAAGTTCTAGTTcttgtaatacaatatttaaggAATTCAATTTTACCACATAAAAAGCATTGGAAGaatttataatctaatatTCATATCTGTTAATTGCAATcgctttattttaatttttttatcgttatgTTGACATTTGACATTAATGTATGTCAAGATCTCATTACAAGATATGTCTTATTACGCACATGACTTGTGTATACagattttatgcaaatattaGAAGAGTATACAAGAGGTTACGCCTCTGAATTTGTTTTTAACGCTAAATGTGTTGAATAAAACATTTGAATTGgctgaaaattaaaagaaagacaggtattttattctatgtcccctatatatatttaaaaaaatcatcTATAGTACTGTTGTTCCTTAATAATCCTTGGTTTACAGGCTAATTGAAACTTAAGTTCAACTTTAAAAGAAATCTAAGAAGAATTTGCCCttcaaaaattttgtttactaAGAAAAAGTTATATGAAATTGTAGGCATAATTGTTGGAGGGAAAAGAGGGAGTTTGAACTGTATTTATACGGTCGGCGTGGCGCGCGTTTATGCTATTGGCAATCTTCCCGCTAGAGAGCGCCTCGACGGACGAATACCAGACATTCCAGCGTAATGTTTAAGTAGTGGGGAATCGAGGCTGGCTCTCGTGTGTCAAAGAGCCTGTGTTCCTTGTGTGTTCGACCGCATACCATTAGATTTTCCAtcgttttcaatgaaaatacgTACTGTGCGTTGGCTCGACGTGCCAGCGGACGTCGTGCCGGATGTTTGATCCTCTGTTCGTCAGCCTGTCAATGCAGAAACATCGGTGAGTGAATCATGGAAATGGGGGGAAGAACCACCTTAAGTTCGATTTACCTTGAGGAATGCGTGgctcgttcctttttttttcttcacgCTACGTCGCATTCCTCTATCGATTCTTGCCTCAAGACGGGCGGAGAGGCGAGGGGTACGTTTCATTATGCTCAGTcggtaaaaaaattataaaaatcgttACCGATTTACCGTCTACTTTCTATTAATCCTGCTTTTTGTTCTTCTAGTCCAGTTTTCGGcacaattacaattttttctaaCTTCTCAAGTTTGAAAAACATACAGTAGCATAGTAGTGCGGCATTGTGATATGCATgctttctcatttttattttacattaaagaTTTTCTTAGAATGTATAAAATTGGTAAGAAAATTACTAAAATCATTACCGGTCATCTACTTTCTATTAACTTTGGTCTTTGTCCTTTTTGGcccaatttctttctttttttaatttctcatgcTTGAAGAGGATACAGAGGTATATTATTGTTGTATTGATATGCATGATCATTTGTTTGAATCCTGTGCAACAACTTTTCTTAGAATATTAAGTCTTGTTAAAACGAGAATGGGATTGAGacataaaaattcatgaaCTGCAGTAATGATACAAAGTGATTTtcagaaattattcttttatcagGCTTTCTCCGAAAAATGTTTGTTACAGATTtgaacttttttaattatgccCGCGCGTTTGCGTGTATGTTGTTGTTACATGAGACTGGAATTCGCGTGCCCGGCGTTTCGTTGATTCATCGCTTTCGATGAATTTCATTTAGCGAGGGACGAATATTTACTTCTCTGACTTGTAATCTTCGATTGAATGTTTATCagcttttaaatttatcagtAACTTCACATTCCAACGAAAGattagtatttaaaaaaagatattattgaCAAGATACGTTTCAAGAAGAATCCAGGAAAAGCTTGCAAGAATATCGGAGTGGGAGTAGAAGTATTTGATCCAAATTACCAGATTATTGGCTTCCTTTTATTCCAATTGGACTTTAATACTCATCCTTCTAAGTATACTTATTACAcgagaaaaacaaaatttcacttttGTTATTACTATTGAGTACGAAAAGTATACATTCTTATCTTTTTTCCACGGAAACAGAAAGGAGTCGATGAGAGACACAATAATAAGTTGAAAGTACTATTTAAAAGGCATTGTTTATGTTGTtagaaatgaaattgcaaCGCCGGTTGCGTGGAAGTTTGAAAAGAGAGCAGGAGGCGCGATACGAGAGTAAGAAGAGGAACACTGTGACTAGTAATAGCTTTGAGTATGCCTACATAATTCGGAGTTATCACTGTACAAACATACACACAAGTATCACCGATCAAGTAACTCTTAATATCTTCTTAGCGTTTATTTCCTGAAATAAAGCTTTGTATGTAAAAAATACAAGATCTTAAaggattttctttctttcagcGATGATATAATTTTCGATGTCACGACATTTCACACATGGCACATATATTACCTTGCATAAGTATCTGGACACTTGTTACAATTCAATCAAaacattgatatttttattatatttccaacATTATAATAGAAGAATGTCTCtctattattaattctttacTTCTTGCCTTAATTGCGATCAAACGTTCTGCTAAATTGAAACCGAAACAAGTAATATACCGGCATTGATCAACTTCTATATTTAACTCTAATAAATAGCTAATACCTCATGAAGTCCATAGAAACTTTTAGAATATGGTTGGAAACATATATTCTGAACATTCTAAGATATCAATATTGAACAGATATATTTCATCAAGCTTCGATTATTGCTTTTTTATCTACACTATGTAGTACCAACTATTAATGTTACCAATGTCTACTAATTGTACGTAGTTCCCTGAGATAAAAGATCAGAAAATTAGATCGAAGAGCTTTATTTggactattttatatatttgcaataattgCAAATCTCCAAATGCTTAACCACTGTAATGTATGTTATTGAATACATCTcaaatcaaatatatatatatatatatatatatatatgtctatatatgtatataaaaatggtAAGAACTTTTGTTCTAATCTAATAATTGGAGAGTAATCGAAGCCATTACTAGTCGGTATGTTAACGGTGGGTGGAGTGGGATCTGGGATCGAGTGGATACGCGTGGGGACTCGCGAAGCGGCGTCGGGTGGGCTGCACGCGAAGAGGCGGAGGACGCGGGCGGCAGACCTCTGGTGAGGGGTCCGCATTCCACAGACAATGTCACGTTTTTTAATCCCCGTTTTACTTTATTTGTACTGGCTTCGGCCGCGAGGAAGGCCCCCAAACAGTTAACTTCGACTTCTGTCCCCAGAGAGCAGAGATCCTCGTGACGGTGCCGTGTTCGTCAGCGTTCTATCGCGGGAATTTCAACCCGTGTGTCGAACACCTGCTGCATCTCTATCTCGAGAAACACTTCCTATCTGAAGTTCAATCACGCGGACAAGTGAAGttcttttagaaataaaaactaGAAAGGGTGAATTTGGTGGATCAAGGATACCTTTGTTCAAGTTCTCGAAGAAGAAGTACAAGAGAAGAGATGTCCGCCGTCGAGAGCGCCTTGGACGTCCTCTCCAGGGCGGCTACCATGGTGCAAGGTCAGTTTGCCTCGTGACTTAAGCTTTCAATGAATTGCTGGTGATTGTTCGTGATTGTTGATTGATCAAGCTTATAGTGGATGGGAAACTGATCTGGATATTCCATAGCAAATTGTTATTTAGCTCGATATAGATCACTGGTACAACAATCAGTTGTCACCGTCACCAGttgttatttcaaagtatGATTGCATTATGATTGACGGCTATTCTAATTGTACTGTCTCAAGGTACAGGATATTACAGAAAGTGTAATAATCGGAAGCTTGACAGAAAgcttgattaaaatataatattttaacgagtGTCAAATTGTTTTCATAGTAAAGCGTAAACTTATTACGCTACGTTACAAAATGAAAACTGGAAGTAAAACTAAAATTATGGGCAATGGAATGTGTTGGCTACGACCGTGGAATTTAGATTACGTGATGTTGTTGATTATGCTTTCTGCAGTACTCTGTACATGTAAAATTCGCGTTAATTTTACATACTAGTACGTACAAAAGGTTTCCAACTTTTGCGCAATATAATCTTACGGTAATAGAAGAAAGTGAAGAAAACATAATTAACCCATCAACCCAATTTCCATGAAACCTAAAACCAGATCATTTTCAGATATCCATGTTATGCACCAAAGTTTTTACCCAGAAGCATTCATACTTCCTCCAGGAAATTTCCGAGT
Proteins encoded in this region:
- the Aux gene encoding cyclin-G-associated kinase; this encodes MSDYLRSALGYLNGATNTNEYVGQILEINNVKLRVTRLLAEGGWALVFAVEDINTGKEYALKRLIAVDEDANRSIMQEIEILKRLSGHPNIIQYLYAQRFEREDRQGYEYLLVTELCPGGTVADTLRSLSTNSLTLAQICKIAYQATRAVHHMHSQQPEPLVHRDIKLENFLIGSDGLIKLCDFGSTSNQQILPNPSWNAQKRATLEDQMAKYTTPMYRAPEMMDTWNNEPIGPPVDCWALGCIIYSLITLRHPFPEGNKLAIVNGKYTSLPPNPRLACLHDIVKGCLDVSPIRRLTTSMILERLAAIAESNNFDPREPPKVEVSVKTPPPPRPTQPPSTPTPPPRPSPPVNVPPPKSTPATQTAVAKIPVAQPTGLFSSLKGGAGSILRNLKDTSSKVMYSMQQSMARTELDASYLTSRILIMPYPADGIESAYRANHVEDVRAFLQARHPPPARIQLYNLSRGRPNVSRLPGRHIDCSFAYASSDSNAPLLSALYQICQDIYRYLNADFNHIVVLYCSDGYRASATIACTLLIYARAFSTPEEAIAMFITRRQPPQLQPSELRCINYMSLLSTGVQPHTKPLALCSLVIKPVPLFTRAKDGCRPYVDIYSNGALVFSTKRPEYEDIKLFGMMKGKVQLALGNATVRGDVTLVIFHARQQLGRMIGIKIASVHFHTGYIPLSESALTFKKKDLDDTPEIGGNFSVILNIMMAEENPKMARVPAPWEAEISSKLEPDPLFGSTLEMEETLESFRISKPEEVQREVTTPQPVEAQSNVNVQQEIPQQPVEDIEEQIKEEIKLQEADLLNLGMPDTSTLNNTVQATVNPGLDIFSNSSNLTSQKESDLLGGFGDFIQQETKNTVPTITDPVQNDLLFGHDQPTTRNDNANNNLNNLFFNHRQPTTKQNLNDLFDPLGGNTANLLGSMQGSKPNNSKPLSEENFPRNSSVPNFAAQNKDPFASLASSLGAGLTSSWNGTPRNSNTPQSASPAPASTPIHSSPNTHRNATNETNTAAAAAAAADSGATGNKTSKSSGDAFEDLLGSQGYNFFSSRKAEKDSPKTINQMRKVEAAKNMDPDRLKIAEWTEGKKGNLRALLCSMHTVLWPEADRWQRCEMHQLVSAADVKKAYRKACLAVHPDKQAGTANENIAKLIFMELNNAWSTFENDASQQNLFS